The window GCAATTTCAGTGGTGAATATCCCATTGTTAATAACAAAAGAAGCAAATTGTGATTTTAGGAGCGGATGTTGATATGATACCGTATAGGTTATTTTCAATTCGTCTGCCGGTAGCATAACGAGATAAACATCGTCGGAAAAGGTTAACCATAGTGGTTCTTTGAGTTGGAAATAACGTTTCGGTGCAGATTGTTCAACAATTCCAACTTCGAGTAATTTCTCTACAAACGGAATAGAACTTCCATCTCCGACCGGGGGCTCGTTTGCATTTACTTCAATCCGGAGATTATCTATACTTAACCCAGCTACCGCAGCTAAAATATGTTCTACTGTATGAACCTTAACCGAATCAGTTCCTAATGTGGTTCCCCGGGTAATATCAATGACATGGTCAATATCACAGGGGATTTCTGGCGCATGGTCTAAATCGGTTCTTACAAACCGTACCCCATAATTTTCCGGTGCCGGATGAAAGGTTACGGTCGTTTCGTTCCCCGTATGCAATCCGATACCGGAATATACCACGGATTGTCTAATTGTCCGTTGTTTTTCCATTGTGAATATTTCAGCCCCAGAGACATCAGGATCGCTGAAAAAGAAACTCTTCATTGTTTCTTTTTTCGTTGCGATTTTGCGCCCTGATGGCTAAGTTTCTGCTCCAATTCTTCAATTCTTTGTTCCAAAATTTTGATTTTTTCAACTAATTTTGGTAGTCGCTGGACATGCGCTTGAATTCGTTGTTCCTGCCGATGTAACCGTGCAGGAAATCCTGAAACACAAACGTTCGGCGGGATACTTTTCGTCACCCCGCTTTTTGCCGCGACCGTAGTTCCGGAACCGATTTTCAAATGCCCAGCAATACCAGCTTGTCCGGCAAGAGTTACCCGGTCACCGATTTCTACACTACCGGAAATACCTACTTGAGCAACAATTATAGCATGTTCGCCGATCACTACATTATGCGCAATATGCACGAGATTATCTATTTTCGTTCCTTTTTTTATCCAGGTTCTCCCTAACGCAGCACGGTCTATCGTAACGTTTGCACCTATTTCCACGTCATCTTCGATCAACACGGTTCCTAACTGCGGCATTTTATATTGCATCCCATTAGTCTCGGTATAGCCAAATCCATCACAGCCTATTACTGTTCCGCTATGGATCGTCACGCGATTACCAATACTAACCTTTTCCCAGATAGTTACATTCGGATATATTCTGGTTTGTGAACCGAGTTTGCTGCCTCTACCTATGTAAGTCCCGGCATAGATGATACTATGGTCACCAATCTGAACCCCTTCTTCAATCACGACATTCGGTCCGATATAAACATCGGTACCAAGTTCGACATTATGCGCGAGCACCGCCGTTGCATCTATTCCTGGAACTATAGGGGGCGAAGGTGGTGCAAATAATTCCATTGCTTTAATAAACGCTAATTTCGGCTGTGCACTACGAATTATCGGTCGAAATTTTAACTCCGCATTCTCCGGAACTATCAAAGCTGACGCCCGCGTATGTTCTACATCAGCAAAATATTTTGCGTTCGCGATAAAACTAAGCTGACCCGGTCCAGCTTCTCGAATTCCCGCTACACTATCAATAAGTGTGTCACCATCTCCTTCAAATGTTGCACCTAATTGTTTTGCTATTTCCCGAACGGTTTTTTGCATAAGTGTATTGTACCACTTTTCTCCTGTTTATTACAACGGAGACATATAACCAAAGTTATCTGCAATATTGATATCGTCTCGCTTTTGCTAAGAACAATTCAATTGCCAACATCAATGCTGCTTACTTGGTTTTCTTACTTCCCGTAGATGTTGCGGTCGTCGCAGATGACGTTGCTGCTGGAACAGGTTTACTCATGGAAGTTTTTGTCGTATCCGTCGCCGTTCCTGTCGTTGAGGCTATGGTATTTAATAGGTTCGTTATCCGCTCGGTTAAATCCATTTCTGGACGATAATACCGCACCGCTCGTTTATCTAGTATCAAGGTATATCCTTCCTGGTCAGCCAGTATCGTATAGATCTTATGTAGGTTAATCTCTAATTCTTTCGTCAGCTCTTCCGCAGTTTTATCTATTTTGGCTGATAGGTCTTCAATGTTATCACGCAGTTCACGTTCTGCAGATTTTATTGCCGCTTCTCGTTTAGCAATTTCTTCCGGTTTCAGAACACTCTTTTGTTTTCTTAAATCCTCTTTCAGCGCGCTAATCTGTTTATCTTGCTCCTGCAGTTTATCCCGCAATGGCTGAAATTCAGCATCTGCTTTCTTCTGGACGTCCCAAGATTTATATACTTTAAAAACATCTACGACCCCAATCTTTTGTTCTGGTTTTTTGCTACTTTCCGAAGCAGCAGTTGGTATCGCTCGCATCGTTGTATCCATCGGTTGCGCTAAGGCGAGTACTCCGATTGTCACCACAATGCTGGTTATCACAATAACTCGCATAAAATTGCTCATACCAATGTCCTCCTAACTCTACTTCGTATAGTTTCCCTGGGTAAATCGATATCAGATTTAGCTTTAGGTATGCATTAAAAGGTTGACCCGAACGTAAAATAAAACCCTTGCGTTTCGTCTCCAGATTGGGTATTGATTGGAATTCCGTATCCTAACTGGATAGTGCCGAAAAACAGATTGAACAGAATCCCAGCACCAACTCCATAGCGAACCTCATCGAAATTTACATCATCAATCTTACGCCAAACCCCTCCTGCATCAAGAAAAACTATTCCATAAATTCTATCCACTAGCGGACGCCGGAGCTCTACATTCGCATTGAGCATTACATCACCACCTACATTCACTTCCAAGACCTCCTGCTGGTCTTCATCAATATAGGTTACCCGGGGTGATACCCCGCGAAAATCATATCCGCGTAACGAATTCGCCCCACCGAGATAAAATCGATCCGGTAACGGCGCATCGTCAGTATCATCATAGGGGGCTATATATCCACCACGAACTCGTAACGCTCCGACAACTTGGTGCCCAAGTCGTTTATACCAACACGATTCACCATAATATTTTATATAATTATTATCGCCACCAAATGGACCACCAGCAATTTCAATATTCGCTACATACCGACTTCCGCGTGTCGGCCAGAGATAATTGTCCCGGGTATCATAAATGATTCCTGGGGTAATGCTATGTGTTATCGATTCAGTTGGTCCGACAATGCTCGGAATGATATACCCTTCTTCTTCTGGAGTTAAGGAAAATTTAACATGTTTTAATTGGGTAGTCAACCGCAAGTTCTGATTGATGGGATACGAAACAAACAAAGTTGCGCCAGTCTTTTTCTCCTGATAATCATGTGATGAACTTTCCGAATACACCTGATTCCCGGTTGAATCATATTCGAACGGAGTACTAGTTAGACTTCGCTCTAGACTTTCACGGAATATCGCGAACTCGGCCGTCCATGGCGTATCAAGAAAATAGGGATCACGAAAAGTTAAACTATAATCGGTTCCTTCTTCTGCGATTTCGGTATGAACCCGAACCTGTCGCCCAGTACCTAACAGATTTAGTTCAGAAATATCGAGGTATAACGCTGCTTTTTTCTCACTACTATATCCCCCACCCAGCATAATATTCCCTGTTTTCTTCTCGATTACCGCAATAGATAAATCCATTGTATCTTCCGCTACGGTCGGTTCTGGAATAATACTTACCCGATCGAAAAATCCTAAATTGTAAAGTCTCTGCTGCGATTTGAGGATTTCATTCCGGCTCATAACATCTCCCCGCTGCAAAGTTACCTCGCGTAATATTACCTTCTGTTTTGTCTTTAACGGAACCTCTTCCATTGTGCGGGATTCTTCTAGTTTAAATCCGAGAATATTTATTTCCCCGACATAACACCGCGGTCGCTCAAAAATGCTATAGGTAACGTTAACCGTATGATTGTTATCATCCAGTTCAAGTTGCGGTTTAACTTCCGTTTGAATATATCCGAGATTCGCATAATGTTCGTATATCCGAACGATATCTCTTTCGAGAATCGTCTGACTATATCGCGCTCCTGAACTCGACTGAACATACCGTTGCAACTCGTTCGTTGAAAATAATGTATTTCCAGCAATCGTAATATTCCTCCAGCTATATACTGTTCCTTCTTCGACCTTAAAACAGACTCGAACCCCATCTTGACCATGAACTGGTTCTGGGTCAAGTGCGGTCACTTTCACTCGGAGAAATCCTTCATCTTTATACAACCTTTCTATCGTTACACAATCGCTAGCGATATCTTCTGGATTATAATATCGGCGAACAATCCACCAACTTTTTCTACTTTTTAATTTTTTAAGCAACCGGTGAGTCTTTATATGTTCATTGCCGAGAATTTCAAGCCGGATAATTTTCTGCCGTTTATGTTCGGTTATCGTATAGCGGAGTCGGCAAGAATCCGCAGTGACTGGTTCAATGGTTCCGGTAACCTCAGCCTCAATTTCTTTACTATCATAAAACCGTTTGATTTTTTCAGCATAGTCATCCAAAGTATCTGAGGTTAACACCGCTGATTTGCGAAAACCGATTTCCGATTTTAATCGTTTTGCCCGGAACGTCTTATTCCCAACGAAAACGATATCCGTAACTATCGGATTCTCTTTTACAACAAACGTTATCGCTACACCATCTGGTTTTTTGACTACATCAAGCTTCACATCGGCAAAATAACCGAGCTGGTATATTTGCCGTAGGTCTTCTTCCACCGCTGACTGCAGATACGTTTGCCCAACGTTCGACTTAACCACACGTAAAATATCCTTGCGCCGAATATGATTATTTCCGGTGATGGTTATAGACCGAATCTGATCAGGAGAACTTATTTTAGCCCGCGCTACTGCGGTAGAAGAACCGAAAAAAAGAAAAACAACAAAACTGCATAGGCAAAATAAAATCTTTGCACAGGAAATTAATTTCTGTAATCCTTGACGGTTTCCCCAAGCGGCTAGTTGCGTGAACATTACTTGTCCTTATGTGAGACTGGAAGCTATTTCGATAGGTTTCGTTTCGACATTAAATATAATCTTGTCGTTCTGAACATCGGCGATAATCTCTCCGCCTTCTTTAAATCGACCACGGAGCAACTCTTCTGATAACGGGTCTTCAACATATCGTTGTAACGCACGACGTAACGGGCGTGCGCCATTAGTCGGGTCAAACCCTACAGTACCAAGAAACTCTTTTGCCGCTTCAGTTAATCGCAACGTCAACCCCTGTTCCGCCAATCGTTGTTTCATCTCGGTTAACATTAATTCGATAATTTTAATTATCTCCGGTTTGCCGAGTGGATGGAATACAACCACTTCATCCACCCGGTTCAAAAATTCTGGGTTGAACGTTTTTTTCAATTCGCCTATAATTTTTTCTTTCATTTGTTGATACGACGCTTCCGCCCCTGCTCCATGAAATCCTAATGTTCCTTTTTGATGGATTAATCGCGCGCCAAGATTCGATGTCATGATCACCACACTATTCCGAAAATCAACCGTTCTACCTGTAGCATCGGTTAATCTCCCATCATCAAGTACCTGCAACAGAATGTTAAACACATCCGGATGCGCTTTTTCTATTTCATCCAACAGAACTACACTATATGGTTTTCGTCGAACTTTTTCGGTTAACTGACCGCCTTCATCATGACCGATATATCCTGGTGGCGCGCCAACCAACCGAGATACCGCGAATTTCTCCATATACTCGGACATATCAATCCGAATCAACGCATCTTCATCGCCAAACAAAAATTCCGCTAAGGCCCGCGCTAGTTCAGTTTTTCCTACGCCGGTCGGTCCGAGGAAAATAAACGAACCGACTGGTCGTTTATGGTCTTTCAATCCTGCACGAGCTCGCCGAATCGCTCGCGAGATAACTTCAAGCGCTTCATCTTGTCCAACGATCCGGTGGCGTAACGCGTCGGTCATCCGCAATAATTTTTCTGATTCTTTCTCTTCTAGCTTAATGACCGGGATGCCGGTCCATTTCGATACAATATAAGCGATATCTTCTTCCGTGATAATATTTTCCCGCTGGATTTGGGCTTTCCGTTCTTCCCATTGTTTCTTTTCGACTTCATAACGAAGCCGAAGTTTTCGTTCATGGTCGCGCAGTCGTGCCGCTTTTTCATATTCCTGCGCTTTAATTGCATTTTCTTTTTCGATCCGAACCGATTCAATTTCTTTTTCTAACTCTTTAAAATCTGGCGGACGCATATGGGATTTCAATCTCGCGCGAGCACCAGCTTCATCAATCACATCAATCGCTTTATCCGGAAGGAATCGACCGCTAATATATCGGTCAGCAAGTTTCGCTGCCGCTTCAATCGCATCTTCCGTAATCGTTACATCGTGGTATTCCTGATATTTATCTCGGAGTCCTTTCAGGATGCGAATCGTATCATTGACCGACGGCGGGTCAACGATAACCATCTGAAACCGCCGTTCTAACGCGCCATCACGTTCGATATATTTTCGATAATCTTCCAGCGTCGTTGCCCCGATACATTGCAGTTCACCTCGAGCTAACGCCGGTTTTAACATACTACTCGCATCAATCGCCCCTTCTGCGGCACCAGCACCAATTAACGTGTGTAATTCATCGATAAATAAAATGATATCATCTGACCGGCGGATTTCATGCATAATCGCTTTCATCCGCTCTTCAAACTGACCTCGATATTTTGTTCCCGCGATAACCGCCGCTAAATCGAGCGTTAACAATCGCCGATTGCTCAGAATATCCGGCGCTTTTCCGGAGACAATGCGTTGCGCTATCCCTTCAACGATAGCGGTTTTCCCAACCCCCGGTTCACCGACTAACACGGGATTATTTTTCGTTCTACGACAGAGGATTTGGAGCACACGTTCAATTTCATCCTCCCGCCCGATAACCGGGTCAAGTTTATTTTCTCGAGCTAGTTCCGTTAAATCTCGACCGAACGTATCGAGCGCTGGCGTTTTACTTTTCTTTTTCGCTCCCGCCGCAGAAGCTGGGGTTCCACCGAGTAAACTTATAATTTGATTCCTAGCCGCATCGATGGTTATTCCAAATGCATCAAGCGACTTATATGCTATACCTTCTCCTTCACGAATGAGACCAAGCAGAATATGTTCCGTCCCGATATATGAATGCCCGAGGTTCTGCGCTTCTTCTCGGGCTAAATCAATTACTTTTCGCGCTCGGGGAGTATAGGGGACATCACCTAACGTTGGCACACTACTCCCGGGTTTTGCTAGCTTTTCGATTTCATGACGAAGTAAATCAATATCAACATTCAGCCGTTGGATTGTTTCAAATCCAACGCCACTGCCTTCTCGCAACAATGCGAGCAGAATATGTTCTGTACCAATATAATCATGGCCAAGCCGTGCAGCTTCTTCCCGGGCAATATGGGTTACGATTTTTTTCGCTCGTTCAGTAAATTCAGCACCATTCATAGGAAAACAAATTCGAAACAAAATTAAACCGCAGAGAATACATTTGGGGGGTATTCACAGCCTCAGCGAATTTGCCGGTATCAAGTTTGATTTTGTTTCGAATTTCGATATTTGAATGTCGAAATTATCTTTTTAGGTTATGTTAGTCGTTCTCGGATTAATTTCGCGCGCAAAATATCACGCATTCGGCTATCCAATTCTTTCCCAAACAGGCGCTGTAAATGTGCGGGTTGCGTGATAAACATCAATTCGTTTATCGTTACCAACGGTATATCAATCC is drawn from bacterium and contains these coding sequences:
- the lpxD gene encoding UDP-3-O-(3-hydroxymyristoyl)glucosamine N-acyltransferase, with the protein product MQKTVREIAKQLGATFEGDGDTLIDSVAGIREAGPGQLSFIANAKYFADVEHTRASALIVPENAELKFRPIIRSAQPKLAFIKAMELFAPPSPPIVPGIDATAVLAHNVELGTDVYIGPNVVIEEGVQIGDHSIIYAGTYIGRGSKLGSQTRIYPNVTIWEKVSIGNRVTIHSGTVIGCDGFGYTETNGMQYKMPQLGTVLIEDDVEIGANVTIDRAALGRTWIKKGTKIDNLVHIAHNVVIGEHAIIVAQVGISGSVEIGDRVTLAGQAGIAGHLKIGSGTTVAAKSGVTKSIPPNVCVSGFPARLHRQEQRIQAHVQRLPKLVEKIKILEQRIEELEQKLSHQGAKSQRKKKQ
- a CDS encoding OmpH family outer membrane protein, which encodes MSNFMRVIVITSIVVTIGVLALAQPMDTTMRAIPTAASESSKKPEQKIGVVDVFKVYKSWDVQKKADAEFQPLRDKLQEQDKQISALKEDLRKQKSVLKPEEIAKREAAIKSAERELRDNIEDLSAKIDKTAEELTKELEINLHKIYTILADQEGYTLILDKRAVRYYRPEMDLTERITNLLNTIASTTGTATDTTKTSMSKPVPAATSSATTATSTGSKKTK
- the bamA gene encoding outer membrane protein assembly factor BamA, which codes for MFTQLAAWGNRQGLQKLISCAKILFCLCSFVVFLFFGSSTAVARAKISSPDQIRSITITGNNHIRRKDILRVVKSNVGQTYLQSAVEEDLRQIYQLGYFADVKLDVVKKPDGVAITFVVKENPIVTDIVFVGNKTFRAKRLKSEIGFRKSAVLTSDTLDDYAEKIKRFYDSKEIEAEVTGTIEPVTADSCRLRYTITEHKRQKIIRLEILGNEHIKTHRLLKKLKSRKSWWIVRRYYNPEDIASDCVTIERLYKDEGFLRVKVTALDPEPVHGQDGVRVCFKVEEGTVYSWRNITIAGNTLFSTNELQRYVQSSSGARYSQTILERDIVRIYEHYANLGYIQTEVKPQLELDDNNHTVNVTYSIFERPRCYVGEINILGFKLEESRTMEEVPLKTKQKVILREVTLQRGDVMSRNEILKSQQRLYNLGFFDRVSIIPEPTVAEDTMDLSIAVIEKKTGNIMLGGGYSSEKKAALYLDISELNLLGTGRQVRVHTEIAEEGTDYSLTFRDPYFLDTPWTAEFAIFRESLERSLTSTPFEYDSTGNQVYSESSSHDYQEKKTGATLFVSYPINQNLRLTTQLKHVKFSLTPEEEGYIIPSIVGPTESITHSITPGIIYDTRDNYLWPTRGSRYVANIEIAGGPFGGDNNYIKYYGESCWYKRLGHQVVGALRVRGGYIAPYDDTDDAPLPDRFYLGGANSLRGYDFRGVSPRVTYIDEDQQEVLEVNVGGDVMLNANVELRRPLVDRIYGIVFLDAGGVWRKIDDVNFDEVRYGVGAGILFNLFFGTIQLGYGIPINTQSGDETQGFYFTFGSTF
- a CDS encoding ATP-dependent Clp protease ATP-binding subunit, coding for MNGAEFTERAKKIVTHIAREEAARLGHDYIGTEHILLALLREGSGVGFETIQRLNVDIDLLRHEIEKLAKPGSSVPTLGDVPYTPRARKVIDLAREEAQNLGHSYIGTEHILLGLIREGEGIAYKSLDAFGITIDAARNQIISLLGGTPASAAGAKKKSKTPALDTFGRDLTELARENKLDPVIGREDEIERVLQILCRRTKNNPVLVGEPGVGKTAIVEGIAQRIVSGKAPDILSNRRLLTLDLAAVIAGTKYRGQFEERMKAIMHEIRRSDDIILFIDELHTLIGAGAAEGAIDASSMLKPALARGELQCIGATTLEDYRKYIERDGALERRFQMVIVDPPSVNDTIRILKGLRDKYQEYHDVTITEDAIEAAAKLADRYISGRFLPDKAIDVIDEAGARARLKSHMRPPDFKELEKEIESVRIEKENAIKAQEYEKAARLRDHERKLRLRYEVEKKQWEERKAQIQRENIITEEDIAYIVSKWTGIPVIKLEEKESEKLLRMTDALRHRIVGQDEALEVISRAIRRARAGLKDHKRPVGSFIFLGPTGVGKTELARALAEFLFGDEDALIRIDMSEYMEKFAVSRLVGAPPGYIGHDEGGQLTEKVRRKPYSVVLLDEIEKAHPDVFNILLQVLDDGRLTDATGRTVDFRNSVVIMTSNLGARLIHQKGTLGFHGAGAEASYQQMKEKIIGELKKTFNPEFLNRVDEVVVFHPLGKPEIIKIIELMLTEMKQRLAEQGLTLRLTEAAKEFLGTVGFDPTNGARPLRRALQRYVEDPLSEELLRGRFKEGGEIIADVQNDKIIFNVETKPIEIASSLT